TGAGAATAGCATTTACCTCTGACACCATACAAATTGCGATCAATTCTACCAGAAAGCAGGAAACGGTTTTTATCATCTTGATATAATTCTAGACACCCAGCACTTTTTGAAAGTTTTATAAGACTCGGAATAAGTGATTCACTGTCTAATTTAGATTCTTTTATTTTTTGGTGCTGCAAGAAAACAAAACCTGGCTCTAAAAGCAATTTTCGTTGTTCTTTTGTAAGTGACTGCCACCATTGATTAATAGCATTACCATCAGTGATACCATTTTGCCATTCTAAGATTACATCGTGTGGAATAGAAATTTCTAAGTTATGTTTCATAAGCTAGACAATTGGTTCAATTATTTTATACTACACAGCCAATTAAATAATGTCATATAATTAGGTTTGCTTTCCAAGGTAACAACTTGATGCTTAGGTTCTATCTGTAATGCTGTCTTTGGTATTGAGGAAGTCTTATATTTATCTATTCCTAATTCTTCACGACAGCATTCATCTGGAAACTGTACTGCTGTATATCCACCAATATTTTGAATGGCTTTCAGTCCATTTGCACCATCTCCATATAGTCCACAAAGAAGTAAAGCTGCTATTTTTGGTTTGCTCTTACTAGCAGCAACTTCATCCATTAATTTGTCTATGCAAGGCATATCTCTATACATTACTCTTTCTGGGGGGTGATCCTGTGCTGTTGCTTTTAATCGAGATATGTTTGCGCCAGTAGGCAGTGGGAAATTATGCAAATATTGATCATCAATATTACCCAGATCACGAGCGGTCATTTGCCGCTTTGTACCAGAAGCATCAAATGGGTTATTATTAAACCATTCCTCAACTGATTTTTTTGAGCTTTCCACATGGAGTTTTAATTGATATGTATCACCAATAAAACTTGTGGAAAGATATTCTTTCTGTACAGGCAGTCCAGGTATATCCAGTCCAGGATCAGGTAGTACATAAATACATCCTGTTTGAACTGTAAATTGCCCAGGAGTAAAAATAAAGGAAAATTGTGGCTCAAATTCAGGTAAATAAAAATCTAACTTGATTTTAGATTTAAAGTCATCTGGGTTAATTGGTGTTCTGTCCGTTTTATTAAAACCTCTTAGCTTAAAATATTGATGAATTGCAATAATTACTGCCCATTCATCTAAAAATTTGCTATCCATCAATGCTTTACTAATTTTTTGAGGCGTATTTTTGTTAAAAGTAGAACCGCCAATAATAAGGATTTTCCTAGCTGGCTTCATTTTTATAATTGACCCTGTTCTTAAAATTGTTGATAATTGCTATATATCAAACTAAAAAAGGGATAAGCAAAATGCTTATCCCTAAACAATTAACTAATTAATTGATCAAGTTCCACTAGTCCAGGAATTGATGTATTCAATTTGGTCTGGTGTGAGGGTGTCGATGTAAATACCCAAGGCTTGCAACTTCAAGCGGGCAATTTCTTGGTCAACTTCAGTAGGAACTGAATGTAAACCGGGTTCTAACTTACCTTTGTTCTTCACTAGGTATTCTACTGCTAAGGCTTGGTTCGCAAAGCTCATATCCATTACGGCGCTTGGGTGTCCTTCGGCGGCTGCTAGGTTAATCAAGCGTCCTTCACCCAAAACGATGACTGATTTACCACTGTTGAGGCGATACTCTTCAGTAAAGGGGCGTACTTGCTTGATTTCTTTGGCTTGACTTGCCAAGTATTTCAGGTCAAGTTCAATATCAAAGTGACCGGAGTTACAAACGATCGCACCATCTTTCATCGCGTCAAAATGTTCACCACGAATGACGTGCTTGTTACCAGTCACGGTAATGAACAAGTCACCTTGGGTTGCAGCTTCAGCCATTGGTAATACGCGGAAGCCATCCATTACTGCTTCAATAGCTTTGATGGGGTCGATTTCGGTAACTATGACGTTAGAACCAAGACCACGGGCGCGGAGGGCTGTACCTTTACCACACCAGCCGTAACCAACTACAACTACAGTTTTACCAGCTAGGAGGATATTTGTAGCGCGGATAATCCCGTCTAAGGTGGATTGACCTGTACCGTAGCGGTTATCAAAGAAGTGCTTGGTGTCAGCGTCGTTAACGTTGACGGCGGGGAAGGTGAGAACGCCATCTTTAAACATGGCTCTGAGACGGACGATACCTGTGGTGGTTTCTTCGGTAGTCCCAATTAAGTCAGCAATCTGGTGTTGACGTTCTTTTACCAGGGTTGCTACCACGTCGCTACCATCGTCGATGATCACGTTGGGGCGATGGTCTAAAGCGATTTGCACGTGACGG
Above is a genomic segment from Nostoc sp. MS1 containing:
- a CDS encoding chemotaxis protein CheB, whose amino-acid sequence is MKPARKILIIGGSTFNKNTPQKISKALMDSKFLDEWAVIIAIHQYFKLRGFNKTDRTPINPDDFKSKIKLDFYLPEFEPQFSFIFTPGQFTVQTGCIYVLPDPGLDIPGLPVQKEYLSTSFIGDTYQLKLHVESSKKSVEEWFNNNPFDASGTKRQMTARDLGNIDDQYLHNFPLPTGANISRLKATAQDHPPERVMYRDMPCIDKLMDEVAASKSKPKIAALLLCGLYGDGANGLKAIQNIGGYTAVQFPDECCREELGIDKYKTSSIPKTALQIEPKHQVVTLESKPNYMTLFNWLCSIK
- the ahcY gene encoding adenosylhomocysteinase codes for the protein MTATSPRLKHEVKDLALAPLGRQRIEWAGREMPVLRQIRDRFAQEKPFVGLRLVACAHITTETAHLAIALKAGGADALLIASNPLSTQDDVAASLVLDHEIPVFAQKGEDAETYNRHVQIALDHRPNVIIDDGSDVVATLVKERQHQIADLIGTTEETTTGIVRLRAMFKDGVLTFPAVNVNDADTKHFFDNRYGTGQSTLDGIIRATNILLAGKTVVVVGYGWCGKGTALRARGLGSNVIVTEIDPIKAIEAVMDGFRVLPMAEAATQGDLFITVTGNKHVIRGEHFDAMKDGAIVCNSGHFDIELDLKYLASQAKEIKQVRPFTEEYRLNSGKSVIVLGEGRLINLAAAEGHPSAVMDMSFANQALAVEYLVKNKGKLEPGLHSVPTEVDQEIARLKLQALGIYIDTLTPDQIEYINSWTSGT